In Xanthocytophaga agilis, a genomic segment contains:
- a CDS encoding DMT family transporter, with amino-acid sequence MTTKSASATTSVNPLLGIIAVFFSALLFSAKAVMIKLAFRYPVDPVSLLCLRMVFSLPFFLGIALYINRKTWLPKLPLLGRELGGVAEKTALTEDIGSKIHSRLTFADYGKLAGLGVLGYYAASILDFWGLQYVSAGLERLILFVYPTLVVVISWSVFKKPIGRTEVFALVLTYAGMLVVFSGQSFLRQTNIWMGAFLIFGSALTYAIYLVGSGRMIPRFGAVRFNAYAMIVSSFAVILHYLISYPESLWHFPAQVYYYGMALAIFSTVIPTFLVTAGIKIIGAGRAAIVASIGPVSTIVLGYFFLNETVELREGIGTVLVLAGVLLVSTKK; translated from the coding sequence TTGACAACTAAATCAGCGTCTGCTACTACCTCTGTAAACCCCCTATTGGGCATCATTGCAGTCTTTTTTTCAGCTCTGCTTTTTTCAGCAAAGGCGGTGATGATCAAACTGGCATTTCGATATCCTGTAGATCCGGTTTCTCTGCTTTGTTTACGTATGGTGTTTTCTTTGCCTTTCTTTTTAGGCATTGCCTTATATATCAATCGAAAAACATGGCTACCCAAACTACCTTTGTTAGGCAGAGAACTAGGTGGCGTTGCAGAAAAAACAGCTTTAACCGAAGATATTGGCTCCAAGATTCATTCCAGACTCACATTTGCAGACTATGGAAAGTTAGCTGGCTTGGGTGTACTTGGATATTATGCTGCCAGTATTCTGGATTTTTGGGGATTACAATATGTCAGTGCAGGTCTGGAAAGGCTTATTTTGTTTGTATACCCTACGTTGGTTGTTGTGATTTCCTGGTCAGTATTCAAAAAACCAATAGGCCGTACTGAGGTGTTTGCATTAGTCCTTACGTATGCCGGTATGCTGGTCGTGTTTTCAGGACAATCTTTTCTTAGGCAGACTAATATATGGATGGGGGCCTTTCTGATCTTTGGAAGTGCGCTAACGTATGCGATTTATCTGGTAGGTAGTGGTCGTATGATTCCCCGCTTTGGTGCCGTTCGATTCAATGCTTATGCCATGATAGTATCCTCTTTCGCAGTGATTCTACACTATCTGATCTCTTATCCGGAATCGTTATGGCATTTTCCGGCACAGGTTTATTATTACGGAATGGCCCTGGCTATATTTTCGACGGTTATCCCTACCTTTCTGGTAACCGCAGGAATAAAGATTATTGGCGCAGGTAGAGCTGCCATTGTAGCCAGCATAGGTCCGGTTTCTACTATTGTGCTGGGTTATTTCTTTTTAAATGAAACTGTTGAATTAAGAGAGGGAATCGGTACTGTTCTGGTTTTGGCAGGAGTATTGCTTGTAAGTACAAAAAAATAA
- a CDS encoding HAD family hydrolase, whose protein sequence is MRIAFDLDDTLLCSRYRFPTELPTRSFFARVISYEQLREGTKELFEFCKAQGWQTWIYTTSYRTPGYIRRIFWLYGIRLDGVINQSIHERKVSVRSSKYPPTFGIDVLIDDSKGVEMEGQKYSFKVCCIKVNEES, encoded by the coding sequence ATGCGCATCGCCTTTGATCTGGATGATACCTTACTCTGTTCCAGATACCGATTTCCGACAGAGTTGCCTACAAGATCTTTTTTTGCCAGAGTTATATCGTATGAACAACTGAGAGAAGGAACCAAAGAACTCTTTGAGTTTTGTAAAGCTCAAGGCTGGCAAACTTGGATATATACAACCTCCTATCGCACTCCAGGTTATATTCGTCGGATTTTCTGGCTTTACGGTATTCGATTGGATGGAGTTATTAACCAATCCATACATGAAAGAAAAGTTTCAGTTCGTAGCTCCAAATATCCACCTACGTTTGGAATAGATGTCCTGATTGATGATAGTAAAGGTGTCGAAATGGAAGGACAAAAATATTCTTTCAAGGTTTGTTGTATCAAAGTAAATGAAGAAAGCTAG
- a CDS encoding DUF3592 domain-containing protein — protein sequence MKLFVYIFGGVGVALVIGSVFSLIHSRNFITNSETSEGIVTQLNYHRDSDGGGTYYPMVQFRTQTGNIFTVAGNTGSNPAAYSIGETVKVYYDPENPTDIMLPDFFSMWGVTLILGGLGLVFSTIGGAVGFSIYKQKVNTEWLQQHGESVQAQFSSISLNTNLTINGRNPFVIYCQWVDTLSNKVYVFQSKNIWFDPAPYISQTQLKVLIDPKNPKKRHYVDLSFLPQEA from the coding sequence ATGAAACTATTCGTCTATATCTTTGGAGGTGTCGGTGTGGCACTAGTAATTGGTTCTGTATTTAGTCTTATCCATTCCCGAAATTTCATTACAAATTCAGAGACATCAGAAGGCATTGTTACTCAGTTGAATTATCACAGAGATAGTGATGGAGGAGGTACATATTATCCGATGGTTCAGTTTAGAACTCAGACCGGAAATATTTTTACCGTTGCTGGAAACACAGGTTCTAATCCTGCTGCTTATTCTATTGGTGAAACGGTGAAAGTGTACTATGATCCTGAGAATCCAACTGATATTATGCTGCCTGACTTCTTTTCGATGTGGGGTGTTACACTTATTCTAGGAGGACTTGGGCTGGTGTTCTCTACAATAGGAGGAGCAGTTGGTTTCTCCATTTATAAGCAAAAAGTAAATACAGAATGGTTACAACAACATGGCGAGTCCGTTCAGGCGCAATTCAGTTCTATATCACTGAATACTAATTTGACAATTAATGGACGAAATCCTTTTGTTATCTACTGTCAATGGGTAGATACTTTATCTAATAAGGTTTATGTATTTCAAAGTAAAAATATCTGGTTTGACCCTGCCCCTTATATTTCTCAGACACAGTTAAAAGTATTGATAGATCCCAAAAATCCTAAAAAGCGACATTATGTAGATCTTTCTTTTCTGCCACAGGAAGCCTGA